One Mangifera indica cultivar Alphonso chromosome 4, CATAS_Mindica_2.1, whole genome shotgun sequence genomic region harbors:
- the LOC123213157 gene encoding LL-diaminopimelate aminotransferase, chloroplastic-like yields the protein MPLTHNISSSVISSSSSAFLVPDKIKSRTLNVSIQAKRIDVCKCVATPQEEQMAYKTKVSRNANIAKLQAGYLFPEIARRKAAHLLKYPDAQVISLGIGDTTEPIPEVITSTMAKRSYALSTVEGYTGYGPEQGEKPLRAAIASAFYEDLSIEEDDIFVSDGAKCDISRLQIVFGSDVTIAVQDPSYPAYVDSSVIMGQTGVFQKNVEKFGKIEYMKCSPENGFFPDLSTIGRTDIIFFCSPNNPTGAVATREQLTQLVKFAKDNGSIIVYDSAYAMYISDDKPRSIFEIPGAKEVAIETSSFSKYAGFTGVRLGWTVVPKQLLFSNGFPVARDFNRIVCTCFNGASNISQAGGLACLSPEGLGAMREVIGFYKENTKIIMDTFTSLGFNVYGGKNAPYVWVHFPGRSSWDVFSEILEKTHVVTTPGSGFGPGGEGFVRVSAFGHRQNVLEACKRFKQLYK from the exons ATGCCTCTAACTCACAATATCTCCTCTTCagtcatctcttcttcttcctctgctTTTCTGGTTCCggataaaataaaatccag AACGCTGAACGTTTCGATTCAAGCTAAACGCATTGATGTCTGCAAATGTGTTGCGACGCCTCAAGAGGAGCAAAtgg CTTACAAGACAAAAGTTTCACGCAATGCAAATATTGCCAAACTTCAAGCTGGTTACCTGTTTCCAGAG ATTGCCAGAAGAAAGGCTGCACACTTGCTAAAATACCCAGATGCACAAGTGATTAGCCTTGGAATTGGTGACACCACTGAGCCAATCCCAGAAGTTATAACTTCTACAATGGCAAAG AGGTCTTACGCCCTGTCGACTGTAGAGGGTTACACTGGTTATGGACCTGAGCAAGGAGAAAAA CCATTGAGAGCTGCAATTGCTTCAGCATTTTATGAGGATCTTAGCATCGAGGAAGATGACATATTTGTTTCGGACGGTGCAAAATGTGACATATCTCGTCTTCAG ATTGTTTTTGGTTCTGATGTTACCATAGCGGTTCAAGATCCATCATACCCG GCTTATGTAGACTCAAGTGTTATTATGGGCCAGACTGGAGTGTTTCAAAAGAATGTGGAGAAGTTTGGAAAAATTGAATACATGAAATGTTCTCCAGAGAATGGTTTCTTCCCTGATTTATCAACTATTGGTCGGACAGATATCATATTCTTTTGTTCACCAAATAATCCTACTGGTGCTGTTGCAACTAGGGAGCAACTGACCCAATTGGTTAAGTTTGCCAAGGACAATGGGTCAATCATTGTTTATGACTCTGCATATGCCATGTATATATCAGATGATAAACCACGATCAATCTTTGAAATTCCAGGAGCCAAAGAG GTTGCTATTGAGACCTCATCCTTTAGCAAGTATGCTGGCTTCACTGGAGTCCGTCTGGGTTGGACTGTGGTTCCAAAACAGCTTTTATTTTCCAATGGATTTCCTGTTGCCAGGGACTTCAACAGAATTGTTTGCACTTGCTTTAATGGTGCATCTAATATCTCTCAAGCTGGTGGTTTGGCTTGTCTTTCACCAGAAGGCCTTGGG GCTATGCGTGAGGTGATTGGTTTCTACAAAGAAAATACCAAAATCATCATGGATACCTTTACTTCACTTGGTTTTAATGTATACGGAGGTAAAAATGCACCATATGTGTGGGTTCATTTCCCTGGCCGAAGCTCATGGGATGTGTTCAGCGAGATTCTTGAGAAAACCCACGTGGTTACAACGCCTGGTAGCGGTTTTGGACCGGGTGGTGAAGGTTTTGTCAGGGTTAGTGCCTTCGGCCACAGACAGAACGTCCTAGAAGCCTGCAAAAGGTTCAAGCAATTGTACAAGTGA